A single region of the Archaeoglobaceae archaeon genome encodes:
- a CDS encoding transcription initiation factor IIB has product MVEVEKVREKEVEKEVERKEIEREEDIEVCPECGSPRLIRDYRRGEFICQDCGLVIEDQYIDAGPEWRAFDSEQRDRRSRVGAPVTFTIHDKGLSTIIDWSNKDYYGKAISVRNRAQLFRLRKWQRRIRISNATERNLAFALSELDRMASALGLPKSVREAAAVIYRKAVEKNLIRGRSIEGVVAAALYCACRQAGVPRTLEEIAVYSRVDRKEIGRTYRFITRELGIKLMPTSPADYVPRFCAALGLSGEVQRKAIEVIKKAEERELTSGRGPTGVAAAAIYVASILLGERRTQREVAEVAGVTEVTIRNRYKELAEKLGIEIIL; this is encoded by the coding sequence ATGGTGGAAGTAGAAAAAGTTCGGGAAAAGGAAGTAGAAAAGGAAGTAGAAAGAAAGGAGATTGAGAGAGAAGAAGATATCGAAGTTTGTCCTGAATGTGGTAGCCCGAGGCTCATAAGAGATTATAGAAGAGGTGAATTCATCTGTCAGGACTGTGGGCTTGTAATTGAGGATCAGTATATAGACGCTGGTCCAGAATGGAGAGCATTTGATAGTGAGCAAAGAGATCGTAGGAGCAGGGTTGGTGCACCAGTCACCTTCACAATTCACGATAAGGGCTTATCAACGATCATAGACTGGAGCAACAAAGACTACTACGGCAAGGCGATCTCGGTAAGGAACAGGGCACAGCTATTCAGGCTTAGAAAATGGCAACGCAGAATAAGGATCAGCAATGCAACCGAAAGAAATCTTGCATTCGCTTTAAGCGAGCTTGACAGAATGGCTTCCGCATTGGGATTGCCCAAGAGCGTTAGAGAGGCTGCGGCTGTGATCTACAGAAAGGCGGTTGAAAAGAACCTCATAAGGGGTAGAAGCATTGAAGGTGTCGTTGCAGCTGCTCTATACTGTGCATGCAGGCAGGCAGGAGTGCCAAGGACTCTTGAAGAGATCGCAGTTTACTCGAGAGTCGACAGAAAAGAAATTGGAAGAACTTATCGCTTCATAACAAGGGAACTCGGAATCAAGCTGATGCCTACTAGTCCCGCGGACTACGTTCCGAGGTTCTGTGCTGCACTGGGACTTAGCGGGGAAGTGCAGAGGAAGGCAATTGAAGTTATAAAGAAAGCGGAAGAGAGAGAACTCACGAGTGGTCGTGGTCCCACTGGCGTGGCTGCTGCAGCTATTTATGTTGCTTCAATTCTGCTTGGCGAAAGAAGAACGCAAAGAGAAGTTGCAGAAGTTGCTGGAGTTACTGAAGTCACGATAAGAAATCGCTACAAGGAGCTTGCGGAGAAACTTGGTATTGAGATTATTCTATAA
- a CDS encoding nitroreductase family protein, with amino-acid sequence MKELDLIFRRVSIRKFQQKEIDEKTVRLILEAGNAAPSAGNLQARDFVVVRDQNIKNELAKASLRQMFIAQAPVVVVVCANYPRSMRVYGERGKLYAEQDATAAVENILLAVTALNLGAVWVGAFDEKRVSEILGLPAHVRPMAIIPIGYPAEQPSRRSRYPIEELTHYERW; translated from the coding sequence ATGAAAGAACTCGATCTGATCTTTAGGCGAGTTTCAATTAGGAAGTTTCAGCAAAAGGAGATCGATGAAAAGACGGTTAGGCTGATCTTGGAAGCTGGAAATGCTGCTCCATCGGCAGGAAATCTGCAGGCAAGAGATTTTGTTGTAGTCAGGGATCAGAATATAAAGAATGAGCTCGCTAAAGCTTCGCTTAGGCAGATGTTTATTGCTCAGGCTCCAGTTGTTGTGGTAGTCTGTGCAAATTATCCGAGAAGCATGAGAGTCTATGGCGAGAGGGGAAAGCTATATGCTGAACAAGATGCTACCGCAGCGGTTGAGAACATCCTGCTCGCAGTTACCGCACTAAACCTTGGTGCGGTCTGGGTAGGGGCTTTTGATGAAAAAAGAGTTTCAGAGATCTTGGGGTTGCCAGCGCACGTTAGACCGATGGCTATAATTCCAATTGGCTATCCCGCGGAGCAACCTTCAAGGAGAAGTAGGTATCCGATTGAGGAGCTAACGCATTACGAACGCTGGTAG
- the pheA gene encoding prephenate dehydratase, which yields MKILIYGVGDLGALLKDFFYSKGYYVKGYDVDQMKRETNSISEFDVIFVCTPMGEIRNALAHIRSEAKKNALLVDVASVKSVSISEFEKSGFDFLSIHPMFGKDSDMALANIIVIHESGREEEKIILNEFIKSGALITKMNAEEHDKAMAKIQGLTHFLLLAFADLSEGVSYGTQIYNILRKLSARFLAQNWEMCYLIQKNAEKDREEFVSKILALNEAIKDKEKFRRIFLKLREKSESAENSELLLEICKITKDFNELEKMRGALKVIDSLILRLLEKRVEIAKRIADKKREIDEPIEVKEVEDDKIRQLLKKTTLNPLAVEGIFEKIMKLTKEEEYSRIGINKTVAVLGPKGSFSEELALKVVGSRLPLRYCSNTDEIIKLVESGEVDYGIVPIENSVNGTVLPVLDALMSHEVEVFGEAKLEVNHCLVAKRELKFGDIKVVYSHPQAIAQCMGFINNYLPNAEIRYTSSTSDAIRLLDDFSAAIVSENAAKLYKLVILRKGIQDLRDRNITRFYMIRRKTGKMEGKITSLFFAVEDKPGALKNVLEVFYRKGFNLRKLESRPAKTGLGDYVFFVEVEAPLSEEDAKELKLCTTFYKIIGVFDEIDKLDVYQRS from the coding sequence GTGAAGATCCTGATCTATGGTGTTGGAGATCTTGGAGCTTTGTTAAAAGATTTCTTCTACTCGAAGGGATACTATGTGAAGGGTTATGACGTAGATCAAATGAAAAGAGAGACTAATAGCATTTCCGAATTCGATGTAATATTTGTATGCACTCCAATGGGTGAAATAAGGAATGCTTTGGCTCATATAAGGAGTGAAGCTAAAAAGAATGCGTTGCTTGTTGACGTTGCATCTGTGAAAAGTGTTTCAATTTCAGAATTTGAAAAATCAGGCTTTGATTTTCTTAGCATTCACCCAATGTTTGGAAAAGACAGCGATATGGCTCTCGCTAATATCATAGTGATCCATGAGTCTGGAAGAGAGGAAGAAAAAATTATATTAAATGAGTTTATAAAAAGTGGGGCGTTAATTACTAAAATGAACGCCGAAGAACACGATAAGGCCATGGCGAAAATTCAGGGGCTTACTCATTTCCTATTGCTGGCATTTGCTGATCTTTCCGAAGGCGTGAGCTATGGCACGCAGATCTACAACATTCTTAGAAAGCTATCCGCAAGGTTCCTTGCCCAGAACTGGGAGATGTGCTACCTGATCCAGAAAAATGCAGAAAAAGATCGAGAGGAATTCGTTAGCAAAATTTTAGCACTTAATGAAGCGATAAAAGACAAAGAGAAATTTAGAAGGATCTTTTTGAAATTAAGAGAGAAATCAGAAAGTGCCGAGAACAGCGAACTATTGCTTGAGATTTGCAAGATAACCAAAGACTTTAACGAGCTCGAAAAAATGAGGGGGGCGCTTAAAGTTATAGATTCCCTAATTCTCCGATTGCTCGAAAAAAGAGTTGAAATTGCAAAAAGAATAGCAGACAAAAAGAGGGAGATCGATGAACCGATCGAAGTAAAAGAGGTCGAAGACGATAAGATCAGACAATTGCTTAAAAAGACAACTTTGAACCCATTAGCAGTTGAAGGAATTTTTGAAAAGATCATGAAGCTTACCAAAGAGGAGGAATACTCCAGAATTGGAATAAATAAAACTGTTGCAGTTCTCGGACCAAAGGGAAGTTTCAGTGAGGAGCTTGCCCTTAAAGTTGTTGGTTCAAGGCTCCCACTAAGGTATTGCTCAAACACAGACGAGATCATAAAGCTTGTCGAGAGCGGTGAAGTCGACTATGGGATCGTGCCAATCGAGAACTCTGTAAATGGAACTGTTTTGCCTGTGCTCGATGCACTCATGAGCCATGAAGTCGAGGTTTTTGGCGAAGCAAAGCTTGAGGTTAATCATTGTCTCGTAGCGAAGAGAGAGCTCAAATTTGGGGACATAAAAGTAGTTTACTCGCATCCACAAGCTATAGCGCAGTGCATGGGTTTCATAAACAACTATTTGCCGAATGCAGAAATTAGATACACGTCTTCAACAAGCGACGCTATAAGGCTACTTGACGATTTCTCTGCAGCGATCGTTTCCGAGAACGCAGCAAAGCTTTACAAATTGGTTATTTTGAGAAAAGGGATTCAGGATCTTCGGGACAGGAACATTACAAGATTTTACATGATCAGGAGAAAAACAGGAAAAATGGAAGGAAAAATAACTTCACTCTTCTTTGCAGTCGAGGACAAGCCCGGAGCATTGAAGAATGTTCTTGAAGTATTTTATCGCAAGGGTTTCAATCTCAGAAAGCTTGAATCCCGACCAGCTAAGACAGGGCTTGGAGACTATGTCTTTTTCGTTGAAGTCGAAGCACCGCTGAGTGAAGAGGATGCAAAAGAGTTAAAGTTGTGCACGACATTCTATAAGATCATTGGCGTTTTTGACGAAATTGACAAGCTCGATGTCTACCAGCGTTCGTAA
- a CDS encoding type I 3-dehydroquinate dehydratase yields the protein MRLVATVSNSQELNLAKEADLVELRLDLGEFKELPKGKYIITCRRKKDGGLYEGDEEKRIEKIRLFAKKTDAEFVDLEFDLQDRYFDHFDCKIIESYHNFTETPNYEFLRDLVENKRGDYFKIATLGKSIEDWRRIVKLLLEHENVVAFLMGEDFKFTRIFSAFLGSPLIYCYVGTKKAPGQIELSEAIRILSLLGVRE from the coding sequence ATGAGGCTTGTTGCAACTGTTTCGAACTCTCAGGAGTTAAATTTGGCAAAAGAGGCGGATCTGGTGGAGCTTAGGCTTGACTTGGGCGAGTTTAAAGAGTTGCCAAAAGGCAAATATATAATAACATGCAGAAGGAAAAAAGATGGCGGACTTTACGAGGGGGACGAGGAAAAAAGAATTGAAAAAATAAGGCTTTTTGCTAAGAAAACCGATGCAGAATTTGTAGATCTTGAATTTGACCTTCAAGACCGGTATTTTGATCACTTCGACTGCAAGATCATAGAGTCCTATCACAACTTCACCGAAACTCCGAATTACGAGTTCTTAAGAGACTTGGTTGAGAACAAAAGGGGGGACTATTTCAAGATTGCAACCCTTGGCAAGAGCATTGAAGACTGGCGAAGAATTGTTAAACTCCTTCTTGAGCATGAAAACGTTGTTGCTTTTCTTATGGGCGAGGATTTCAAATTCACGAGGATCTTTTCCGCATTTCTTGGCTCACCTTTAATTTACTGCTATGTTGGGACAAAAAAGGCTCCTGGACAAATCGAGCTTAGTGAAGCAATCCGAATTCTCAGCCTTTTAGGGGTGAGAGAGTGA